The following are encoded together in the Coffea arabica cultivar ET-39 chromosome 1c, Coffea Arabica ET-39 HiFi, whole genome shotgun sequence genome:
- the LOC113730017 gene encoding calmodulin-binding receptor-like cytoplasmic kinase 2, translated as MKTPSPLIIRRCQIRKESPSPCSRTSAISNQTSATSQKSRSSSSFIRAASKRVAGVLAALLFWKREVNSTADQTKANKIKRAVTGLSDSIDDSTGSTSKSSSRTKYSYSRESSNDNIIQIGSLQTSFNEISKATGNFSSANIIGEGAFGTVYKGKLWDGFMVAIKRAKVEFFDQRLSAEFKNEILTLSKIEHLNLVRFLGYLEHGIERIIIVEYVSNGTLREHLDGTRGDGLETAERLDIATDVAHAITYLHTYTEPPIIHRDIKASNILLTEKYRAKVADFGFARLAAEDPTATHISTQVKGTAGYLDPEYLKTYQLTEKSDVYSFGVLLVEMITGRHPIDSNKSTDERVTVRWALRKLKDGEVAVVMDPRLRRNPASNQAVEKVLKLARQCLDPSRRARPSMKRCAEVLWQIRKEFKDSSIVHTAAAAAATHHSANVVEGGIRRDWQDLYGIPDTDYYRFYSSTEKKSRTTHDCLEI; from the exons ATGAAAACTCCGAGTCCTCTGATCATCCGTCGGTGCCAAATCAGAAAAGAGAGTCCCAGTCCCTGTTCCCGCACCAGTGCAATTAGCAATCAGACTTCTGCGACGAGTCAGAAGTCTCGATCTTCATCCAGCTTCATCAGAGCTGCCAGCAAGAGAGTGGCTGGTGTTCTTGCTGCGCTTCTCTTTTGGAAGAGGGAGGTCAACTCCACCGCTGATCAAACTAAAGCCAACAAAATAAAACGTGCTGTTACAGGATTGTCCG ATTCAATAGATGATTCTACTGGAAGCACTAGTAAATCTTCATCAAGAACAAAATACTCCTACTCTCGCGAGTCTTCCAATGACAATATTATACAGATTGGTTCACTTCAAACTTCGTTTAATGAGATATCGAAGGCAACTGGCAATTTTTCTTCAGCAAATATAATTGGTGAGGGAGCTTTCGGAACTGTTTACAAGGGGAAGCTTTGGGATGGATTTATGGTCGCCATAAAGCGCGCTAAAGTG GAATTTTTCGATCAACGTTTGTCAGCAGAGTTCAAGAATGAAATTTTGACATTATCAAAGATCGAGCACCTAAATTTGGTAAGATTTCTGGGGTACCTGGAGCATGGAATCGAGCGCATAATCATCGTTGAATATGTCAGCAATGGAACCCTTAGAGAGCACTTGGACG GGACACGGGGAGATGGACTTGAAACTGCAGAACGTTTAGACATTGCAACTGATGTCGCTCATGCAATTACCTATCTCCACACATACACTG AGCCTCCAATTATCCATAGAGATATTAAAGCATCAAACATACTGCTCACGGAAAAATACCGTGCGAAAGTAGCTGACTTTGGATTTGCACGGCTAGCCGCTGAGGATCCTACAGCAACTCACATTTCCACTCAAGTTAAAGGAACAGCTGGCTACCTGGATCCTGAATACCTCAAGACATACCAACTCACTGAAAAGAGTGATGTATATTCGTTTGGCGTATTGCTTGTGGAAATGATAACAGGCAGACATCCCATTGATTCGAACAAAAGCACAGATGAGAGGGTAACCGTAAGATGG GCTCTGAGGAAATTAAAGGACGGAGAAGTTGCGGTGGTAATGGACCCAAGGTTACGAAGAAATCCAGCATCAAACCAGGCTGTTGAAAAGGTACTCAAACTTGCTCGGCAATGCCTTGACCCTTCAAGGCGGGCAAGACCTTCCATGAAGAGATGTGCTGAGGTATTGTGGCAAATCAGAAAGGAATTCAAGGACAGCAGCATTGTTCacactgctgctgctgctgctgctactcACCATTCAGCAAATGTCGTCGAGGGGGGTATAAGAAGGGATTGGCAGGACCTATACGGGATTCCAGATACTGATTACTACAGATTTTATTCATCCacggaaaaaaaatcaagaactaCTCATGACTGCTTAGAGatttga